One genomic window of Notamacropus eugenii isolate mMacEug1 chromosome 6, mMacEug1.pri_v2, whole genome shotgun sequence includes the following:
- the ERFE gene encoding erythroferrone isoform X1, producing the protein MPLVAIHTQLTFPDIERGGEEKQERQILLDTLFTTPPLDLEITPPSTVEQARFGSSPPVPPKIGVSSGPHQWSEGPVHLFLRGIMFPNQPGGPLRSHPNLEPMAECPMDSTFLGACFVLRGDLRFLERKWRGPCWRALGSGKATSILPSCWLLFLFLGLLAAGSCVGSVVSERHGSRRDLEKQSQWNDFPTEQGVISRPLLASNNLEAPVTERPRSIDPRDAWMLFVRQSSKGVNGKKRNPGKSKKYKLGLPGPPGPPGPQGPPGSFILPEDLLKEFQLLLKGAVKHREKMGLKPCEDCGGGQAEAEEERVVEAVAEEEDVLALVTGSLAERYRPHRVEAAFHCRLRKNMSIERRSLQELQQYYLPGKEGSFHRGLGLNLTSGQYTVPITGFYTFAATLYIVHGGDHQKKGQLRSRDRLRVLICIQSLCQRNVSLETITSLENSTELFTISVNGILHLQAGQYASIFIDNATGSSLTIRSGSDFSAVFLGV; encoded by the exons ATGCCCTTGGTAGCCATCCACACTCAGCTAACCTTCCCTGACATTGaaagaggtggagaagaaaagcaggaaaggcAAATCCTCCTTGACACTCTCTTCACCACCCCTCCCCTCGACCTAGAGATAACCCCTCCTTCCACTGTGGAGCAGGCCAGGTTTGGGTCCAGTCCTCCTGTCCCTCCAAAGATTGGGGTCTCCAGTGGACCTCACCAGTGGTCAGAAGGTCCAGTCCATCTGTTCCTGAGGGGGATCATGTTCCCTAACCAGCCAGGTGGGCCCCTCCGCAGCCACCCCAATCTGGAGCCAATGGCCGAGTGCCCGATGGATTCCACTTTCCTGG GTGCATGCTTTGTCCTCCGTGGAGACTTGAGGTTcttggagaggaagtggaggggCCCCTGCTGGAGAGCTCTGGGCTCTGGGAAGGCCACATCTATCCTTCCCAGCTGCTGGctcctgtttctctttctggGGCTGCTGGCAGCTGGCTCCTGTGTTGGCTCGGTGGTGTCGGAGAGACACGGAAGTAGACGGGATCTGGAGAAACAATCTCAGTGGAATGACTTTCCCACGGAACAAGGCGTGATCAGCCGCCCTCTGCTAGCTTCTAATAATCTG GAAGCCCCTGTCACCGAGAGGCCCCGAAGCATTGATCCCAGGGATGCCTGGATGCTCTTTGTCAGACAGTCCAGCAAAGGGGTCAATGGCAAAAAAAGGAACCCTGGGAAATCCAAAAAGTACAAG CTTGGGCTCCCAGGGCCTCCTGGACCCCCTGGCCCTCAGGGCCCCCCAGGGTCTTTCATCCTACCTGAGGATTTATTAAAGGAATTCCAGCTGCTGCTGAAAG GGGCAGTGAAACATCGGGAGAAGATGGGCCTGAAGCCTTGTGAGGACTGTGGGGGCGGACAAGCTGAGGCTGAGGAGGAGAGGGTGGTTGAGGCTGTGGCTGAAGAGGAAGATGTGCTGGCTCTGGTAACCGGGTCCCTGGCAGAGAGATACAGACCTCACCGTGTAGAGGCTGCCTTCCACTGTCGGCTGCGGAAGAACATGTCTATTGAGCGGCGATCCCTCCAGGAGCTGCAGCAGTATTACCTG cctGGAAAAGAGGGATCATTTCACCGAGGTCTGGGGCTGAATCTCACCAGCGGCCAGTACACAGTCCCCatcactggattctacacctttGCTGCTACCCTGTACATCG TACACGGTGGGGACCATCAGAAGAAGGGACAACTTCGGTCCCGGGACCGCCTGCGGGTGCTGATCTGCATCCAGTCTCTGTGTCAGCGTAATGT ATCTCTGGAGACCATCACCAGCCTGGAAAACAGCACTGAGCTCTTCACCATCTCTGTGAATGGAATCCTGCACCTACAG GCTGGCCAGTATGCTTCTATCTTCATAGACAATGCCACTGGATCATCTCTCACCATCCGCAGTGGCTCGGATTTCAGTGCTGTTTTCTTAGGGGTATGA
- the ERFE gene encoding erythroferrone isoform X2, producing the protein MPLVAIHTQLTFPDIERGGEEKQERQILLDTLFTTPPLDLEITPPSTVEQARFGSSPPVPPKIGVSSGPHQWSEGPVHLFLRGIMFPNQPGGPLRSHPNLEPMAECPMDSTFLGQPPGFFLGACFVLRGDLRFLERKWRGPCWRALGSGKATSILPSCWLLFLFLGLLAAGSCVGSVVSERHGSRRDLEKQSQWNDFPTEQGVISRPLLASNNLEAPVTERPRSIDPRDAWMLFVRQSSKGVNGKKRNPGKSKKYKLGLPGPPGPPGPQGPPGSFILPEDLLKEFQLLLKGAVKHREKMGLKPCEDCGGGQAEAEEERVVEAVAEEEDVLALVTGSLAERYRPHRVEAAFHCRLRKNMSIERRSLQELQQYYLPGKEGSFHRGLGLNLTSGQYTVPITGFYTFAATLYIVHGGDHQKKGQLRSRDRLRVLICIQSLCQRNVSLETITSLENSTELFTISVNGILHLQAGQYASIFIDNATGSSLTIRSGSDFSAVFLGV; encoded by the exons ATGCCCTTGGTAGCCATCCACACTCAGCTAACCTTCCCTGACATTGaaagaggtggagaagaaaagcaggaaaggcAAATCCTCCTTGACACTCTCTTCACCACCCCTCCCCTCGACCTAGAGATAACCCCTCCTTCCACTGTGGAGCAGGCCAGGTTTGGGTCCAGTCCTCCTGTCCCTCCAAAGATTGGGGTCTCCAGTGGACCTCACCAGTGGTCAGAAGGTCCAGTCCATCTGTTCCTGAGGGGGATCATGTTCCCTAACCAGCCAGGTGGGCCCCTCCGCAGCCACCCCAATCTGGAGCCAATGGCCGAGTGCCCGATGGATTCCACTTTCCTGG GGCAACCTCCTGGCTTTTTCCTAGGTGCATGCTTTGTCCTCCGTGGAGACTTGAGGTTcttggagaggaagtggaggggCCCCTGCTGGAGAGCTCTGGGCTCTGGGAAGGCCACATCTATCCTTCCCAGCTGCTGGctcctgtttctctttctggGGCTGCTGGCAGCTGGCTCCTGTGTTGGCTCGGTGGTGTCGGAGAGACACGGAAGTAGACGGGATCTGGAGAAACAATCTCAGTGGAATGACTTTCCCACGGAACAAGGCGTGATCAGCCGCCCTCTGCTAGCTTCTAATAATCTG GAAGCCCCTGTCACCGAGAGGCCCCGAAGCATTGATCCCAGGGATGCCTGGATGCTCTTTGTCAGACAGTCCAGCAAAGGGGTCAATGGCAAAAAAAGGAACCCTGGGAAATCCAAAAAGTACAAG CTTGGGCTCCCAGGGCCTCCTGGACCCCCTGGCCCTCAGGGCCCCCCAGGGTCTTTCATCCTACCTGAGGATTTATTAAAGGAATTCCAGCTGCTGCTGAAAG GGGCAGTGAAACATCGGGAGAAGATGGGCCTGAAGCCTTGTGAGGACTGTGGGGGCGGACAAGCTGAGGCTGAGGAGGAGAGGGTGGTTGAGGCTGTGGCTGAAGAGGAAGATGTGCTGGCTCTGGTAACCGGGTCCCTGGCAGAGAGATACAGACCTCACCGTGTAGAGGCTGCCTTCCACTGTCGGCTGCGGAAGAACATGTCTATTGAGCGGCGATCCCTCCAGGAGCTGCAGCAGTATTACCTG cctGGAAAAGAGGGATCATTTCACCGAGGTCTGGGGCTGAATCTCACCAGCGGCCAGTACACAGTCCCCatcactggattctacacctttGCTGCTACCCTGTACATCG TACACGGTGGGGACCATCAGAAGAAGGGACAACTTCGGTCCCGGGACCGCCTGCGGGTGCTGATCTGCATCCAGTCTCTGTGTCAGCGTAATGT ATCTCTGGAGACCATCACCAGCCTGGAAAACAGCACTGAGCTCTTCACCATCTCTGTGAATGGAATCCTGCACCTACAG GCTGGCCAGTATGCTTCTATCTTCATAGACAATGCCACTGGATCATCTCTCACCATCCGCAGTGGCTCGGATTTCAGTGCTGTTTTCTTAGGGGTATGA